The sequence CCGGGCATCCCACAGGCCACGTGCCTCGGCGGCGCGTGCGTACACGTCGGCCGCCGCGAAGGCCACCTCGCGCGAGTAGAGCAGGATCGCCTCACGCAGGTGCTCGCCCTTGCCGGCGACCCGCTCCTCGGTGACCTCGACGGTCACGCGGATCAGCTGCAGCGTCTGCTGCAGGCTCACGCTGCGCAGCAGCTCGCGGGGGGCCACCGCGAAGATGTCCGAGGCGATCCATGGGGTCGAGCCGGGGTCGTCGTACCACTGGATGAACGACGTGATTCCCGCCTGAGCCACCAGCCCGACGGCGGAGCGTCGGGCCGGCGGCATCTCGGCATACCACGGGAGGGTGTCTTCGAGCCGTTTGATGGTGACGGTGGCGAGGTCGCCCGAGATGCGCCGCAGCCATGCCAGCGTCTCGGTCTTGCCCATCACCTCGGTCGGTTCGGCCATCAAGGCGTCAGCTCTCGCCGCCCGCGTTCCCGCTCGTGCCCGCGGTGACGTCGTGCAGGCGGTACCGTTCGATCGCCTGCGCGGCGAGGCCCTGGTCCACCGCGCCCTCGGCCGCGAGGGCCTGGAGCGCGCGGACCACGATCGACGGGCCGTCGATCTTGAAGAAGCGGCGGGCAGCGGGACGCGTGTCCGAGAAGCCGAAGCCGTCGGCGCCCAGCGTGACGAACCGGTTCGGCACCCACGGGCGGATCTGGTCCTGCACGGCATGCATGAAGTCGCTCACAGCAACGACCGGTCCTGCGGCGTCGCGCAGCTTCTCGGTGACGTACGCCGTGCGCGGCTCCTCCTGCGGGTGCAGGAAGTTGTGCTCGTCGGCGGCGAGGCCGTCGCGGCGCAGCTCGGTCCACGAGGTCACCGACCACACGTCGGCCTGCACGCCCCAGTCGTCACGAAGCAGCTGCTGCGCCTCGAGCGCCCACGGCACTCCGACGCCCGACGCCAGGATCTGCGTGCGGGGTCCGTCGCCCTCGGGCGAGGAGATCCGATGGATGCCGCGCACGATGCCGTCGACGTCCACGCCCTCCGGCTCGGCGGGCTGCACGAGAGGCTCGTTGTAGACCGTGAGGTAGTACATGACGTTCGGGTCGGGATGGTTGCCGCCGTACATGCGCTCGATGCCCGAACGCACGATGTGGGCGATCTCGTACCCGTACGCCGGGTCGTACGAGACCGTGGCGGGGTTCGTCGAGGCCAGCAGCTGCGAGTGGCCGTCGGCGTGCTGGAGTCCCTCGCCGGTGAGCGTGGTGCGGCCTGCGGTGGCGCCGATGATGAAGCCGCGTGCCATCTGGTCACCGGCGGCCCACTGGGCGTCGCCGGTGCGCTGGAACCCGAACATCGAGTAGAAGACGTACACCGGGATGAGCGGCTCACCGTGCGTCGAGTACGAGGTGCCGGTCGCCGTGAACGCGGCCACCGCGCCGGCCTCGTTGATGCCGACGTGCATGATCTGCCCCTGCGGGCTCTCCTTGTAGGCCAGGAGCAGCTCGCGGTCGACCGAGGTGTAGTTCTGGCCGTGCGGGTTGTAGATCTTCGCCGTCGGGAAGTACGCGTCCATACCGAACGTGCGTGCTTCATCGGGGATGATCGGCACGATGCGGTGGCCGAAGTCCTTCGCCCGGAGGAGGTCCTTCAGCAGGCGCACGAACGCCATCGTCGTGGCGATCTCCTGCGTGCCCGACCCCTTCTTGGGCAGGGCGTACGCCTCGTCGCCGGGCAGCTGCAGGCCGACGTGGTGCGAGCGGCGCTCGGGCAGGAATCCGCCCAGAGCGCGGCGGCGCTCCAGCATGTACTGGATCGTCTCCTCCTGCGCGCCCGGGTTGTAGTACGGGGGTAGGTACGGGTTCTCTTCGAGCTGAGCGTCGGAGATCGGGATGCGCATCGAGTCGCGGAAGTACTTCAGGTCCTGCAGCGTCATCTTCTTCATCTGGTGGGTCGCGTTGCGGCCCTCGAAGTGATGCCCGAGGCCGTAGCCCTTGATGGTCTTGGCGAGGATGACCGTCGGCTGGCCCTTGTGCTCGGTGGCGGCCTTGTACGCGGCGTAGACCTTGCGGTAGTCCAGTCCGCCGCGGCGCAGCTTGCCCCAGATGTCCTCGTCGGACCAGTCCTTCACCAGCGCGGCGGTGCGCTCGTCGCGACCGAAGAAGTGCTCACGGATGAATGCGCCGTCCTCGGCGCGGTAGGTCTGGAAGTCGCCGTCCGGCGTCGTGTTCATCAGGTGCACCAGGGCGCCGTCCACGTCCTGGGACAGCAGCTCGTCCCAGCCCGAGCCCCACACGACCTTGATGACGTTCCACCCGGCGCCGCGGAAGAAGCTCTCGAGCTCCTGGATGATCTTGCCATTGCCGCGCACCGGGCCGTCGAGCCGCTGGAGGTTGCAGTTGACGACGAAGGTCAGGTTGTCGAGGCCCTCGTTCGCCGCGACCTGCAGCTGACCACGGCTCTCGACCTCGTCCATCTCGCCGTCGCCGAGGAAGGCCCACACGCGCGAGTCCGAGAGGTCCTTGACGCCGCGGTTGGTGAGGTACTTGTTGGTCATCGCCTGGTAGATGGCGTTGATCGGACCGAGGCCCATCGAGACCGTGGGGAACTGCCAGTAGTCAGGCATGAGCCGCGGGTGCGGGTACGACGGCAGGCCTTCCGGCGCCTTGGACTTCTCCTGACGGAATCCGTCGAGCTGCGTCTCGCTGAGGCGGCCCTCGAGGAACGAGCGGGCGTAGATGCCGGGGGAGGCGTGACCCTGGATGAAGATCTGGTCGCCACCGCCCTGGGCGTCGAGCCCGCGGAAGAAGTGGTTGAAGCCGACTTCGTAGAGCGAGGCGGACGACGCGTACGTCGAGATGTGGCCGCCCACGCCGATGCCGGGGCGCTGCGCACGGTGCACCGTGATGGCCGCGTTCCAGCGGATCCAGCGGCGGTAGCGCCGCTCGAGCTCTTCGTCGCCGGGGAACTCGGGCTCGTTGTCGGGGGCGATCGTGTTGATGTAGTCCGTGGTCGGAACCTGCGGCACGTTCAGCTGCAGCTCGTGTGAGGTCTGCAGAAGACTCAGCATGATCTCCCGGCCACGACCGTGGCCCTTGGCCTGCACGAGCTGCTGCAGGGACTCCTGCCACTCGGCGGTCTCGTCGGGATCGCTGTCGAGGGGGTCCTGCGAGTACGGATCCTGATCGTTGACAGTCACAGAAGACCTTTCGTCGTCTGGCAGATCGTGCCAGGGAATCACTGCCGGAGCGCTGCGGGCTTTGTCAGCCTCGCACAACGCACCATCTGCCAGCCTAGCGAGTTCGAGCCGGTACGGACGCACCTCGTAGACTGGCGGCGCGGGCCTTTAGCTCAGCTGGTAGAGCGCCACGTTTACACCGTGGATGTCGTCGGTTCGATCCCGGCAGGGCCCACAGGACGCGACGCGTCGTGATTCCTTCCGATGAGATCGGCGACTGTCGTGTCGAGTGCGTGCACGATGCCGAGTGAGGGTCTGTCCACTGCCCTTCCCGGCCCTCCGGGATACCCTGGGGGGTATACTGGTACTATGACTACCCGCGAGATCACCCTCGACAACCTCGAACCCACCATCACCGGGAACGACATCGTGCTCCTGGACTTCTGGGCGGAATGGTGCGGCCCGTGCCGCGCGTTCGCGCCCGTATTCGAGCAGGCATCCGCAGCCTACCCCGACGTGGTGTTCGGCAAGATCGACACCGAGGCGCAGCAGCAGCTCGCGGCAGGGTTCCGGATCACCTCGATCCCGACCCTGATGGCTTTCCGCGAGAACATCCTGGTGTTCGCCCAGCCGGGCGCTCTCGCACCCGCGCAACTGGAACAGGTGATCGCCGCCGTGCGCGACCTGGACATGGACCAGGTCCGCGCGCAGCTCGCCGCTCAGGCACATCAGGAGCAGGAGGCGACGCGATGAGGATCGTCGTCGTCGGAGGCGTCGCCGGCGGCATGAGCTGCGCCGCCCGCGCCCGGCGCCTGGACGAGTCCGCCGAGATCATCGTGATCGAACGCGGCGAGTATGTCTCCTACGCGAACTGCGGGCTGCCCTACTTCGTCGGCGGGGAGATCGCCGACCCCGCGAAGCTGCTCGTGCAGACCCCGCAGTCGCTGCGTGCCGCTCTCGACCTGGACGTGCGTACCCGTCACGAGGTCACCGGACTCGACCCTCGGGAGCGGGTCCTGACCGTGCACACCCCCGAGGGTATCGAGCGGATCAGCTACGACGCCCTGGTGCTCGCACCGGGCGCCCAGGCCGCACGACCGCCGATCCCGGGCCTGGACTCTCCGCGAGTGCGCAGTCTCCGCACCGTCGACGACGCCCTTGCCCTGCGCGAGCAGGTCGAGGAGGGAGCGCGGCGCGCGGTCGTCCTCGGTGCCGGGTTCATCGGCATCGAAGCCGCCGAGGCACTCGCCCGCCAAGGGCTGGACGTGACCGTGGTCGAGCTCGCCGACCATGTCCTGCCTCCGCTGGAACGGGAGCTCGCCGCCCTGGTGTCG comes from Microbacterium cremeum and encodes:
- the aceE gene encoding pyruvate dehydrogenase (acetyl-transferring), homodimeric type; the protein is MTVNDQDPYSQDPLDSDPDETAEWQESLQQLVQAKGHGRGREIMLSLLQTSHELQLNVPQVPTTDYINTIAPDNEPEFPGDEELERRYRRWIRWNAAITVHRAQRPGIGVGGHISTYASSASLYEVGFNHFFRGLDAQGGGDQIFIQGHASPGIYARSFLEGRLSETQLDGFRQEKSKAPEGLPSYPHPRLMPDYWQFPTVSMGLGPINAIYQAMTNKYLTNRGVKDLSDSRVWAFLGDGEMDEVESRGQLQVAANEGLDNLTFVVNCNLQRLDGPVRGNGKIIQELESFFRGAGWNVIKVVWGSGWDELLSQDVDGALVHLMNTTPDGDFQTYRAEDGAFIREHFFGRDERTAALVKDWSDEDIWGKLRRGGLDYRKVYAAYKAATEHKGQPTVILAKTIKGYGLGHHFEGRNATHQMKKMTLQDLKYFRDSMRIPISDAQLEENPYLPPYYNPGAQEETIQYMLERRRALGGFLPERRSHHVGLQLPGDEAYALPKKGSGTQEIATTMAFVRLLKDLLRAKDFGHRIVPIIPDEARTFGMDAYFPTAKIYNPHGQNYTSVDRELLLAYKESPQGQIMHVGINEAGAVAAFTATGTSYSTHGEPLIPVYVFYSMFGFQRTGDAQWAAGDQMARGFIIGATAGRTTLTGEGLQHADGHSQLLASTNPATVSYDPAYGYEIAHIVRSGIERMYGGNHPDPNVMYYLTVYNEPLVQPAEPEGVDVDGIVRGIHRISSPEGDGPRTQILASGVGVPWALEAQQLLRDDWGVQADVWSVTSWTELRRDGLAADEHNFLHPQEEPRTAYVTEKLRDAAGPVVAVSDFMHAVQDQIRPWVPNRFVTLGADGFGFSDTRPAARRFFKIDGPSIVVRALQALAAEGAVDQGLAAQAIERYRLHDVTAGTSGNAGGES
- a CDS encoding thioredoxin family protein, coding for MTTREITLDNLEPTITGNDIVLLDFWAEWCGPCRAFAPVFEQASAAYPDVVFGKIDTEAQQQLAAGFRITSIPTLMAFRENILVFAQPGALAPAQLEQVIAAVRDLDMDQVRAQLAAQAHQEQEATR